The following are from one region of the Silene latifolia isolate original U9 population chromosome 9, ASM4854445v1, whole genome shotgun sequence genome:
- the LOC141599849 gene encoding putative F-box protein At5g55150 → MRSYSWPLHSESYLFMYDKFVLSENPSTNTDYVLAMIFPANHDLAFWKSGDKEWTLLNTHNSIFFDITFYKGEFYAVEQHGKIIAMGNSSPPARPRLVADLEFQCTSPDLSYLVESNGVLLLVLRELEDYDAYTLELGCFTVCEIDVDTGEATEKKSLGNRALFLGHNSSFSVEASPPICKPNCIYYTDNYEINYLTSDKIKRCDMVV, encoded by the coding sequence ATGAGATCGTATTCGTGGCCTTTGCATAGCGAATCATACCTGTTTATGTATGATAAATTTGTGTTGTCGGAAAACCCATCAACTAATACGGACTACGTGCTGGCCATGATATTTCCGGCTAATCACGATTTGGCTTTTTGGAAAAGCGGGGATAAAGAATGGACCCTGCTCAACACACATAATTCAATATTCTTTGACATCACTTTTTACAAGGGAGAATTCTATGCCGTGGAGCAACATGGCAAAATTATAGCGATGGGGAATTCAAGTCCTCCGGCAAGGCCAAGGCTTGTAGCAGATTTAGAGTTTCAGTGCACATCCCCAGACTTGTCTTACTTGGTAGAATCAAACGGAGTGTTGCTGCTGGTTTTGCGGGAGCTAGAAGATTATGACGCCTATACATTAGAGCTTGGTTGCTTCACAGTGTGTGAGATAGACGTTGATACCGGAGAGGCCACAGAAAAGAAGAGTTTGGGAAATAGGGCACTTTTCCTTGGTCATAACTCGTCCTTCTCCGTGGAGGCGTCTCCTCCTATTTGTAAGCCTAATTGTATCTACTACACTGATAACTATGAAATCAACTATCTCACTTCCGATAAAATAAAAAGGTGCGACATGGTTGTCTAG